From the genome of Lagopus muta isolate bLagMut1 chromosome 22, bLagMut1 primary, whole genome shotgun sequence, one region includes:
- the FOXRED1 gene encoding FAD-dependent oxidoreductase domain-containing protein 1 — translation MLRAVRGGRALWGGSGKGSGGAKLGRTLRTATPQRSDIFRELGLRLSRLGQTLRSQLPESEGGWNPLHSHQNCPPPPERADVVVAGGGVLGWSVAYWLKTLENRRHGMRVVVVERDPTYSQASTVLSVGGIRQQFSLPENIRLSLQSAAFLRTINEHLWVPNEPPIDLQFQPSGYLFLASEHGAATLEAGVKVQREEGAKVVLLSPSQLKAKFPWINTENVAVASYGLENEGWFDPWSLLNAFRRKAMSLGVYSCVGEVTSFVVDTADNTPGMLQGVGRVKYVNVRLPDSPEQQPVSCAIVVLATGAWTGKLLDSATAGLRGSLALSPLPIEPRKRYVYVWHCPGGPGLETPFVIDSSGAYFRREGIAGNYLGSMSPPEGREPDAGNLEVDHDFFQEEVWPRLAHRVPAFQTLKVKSAWAGYYDYNTFDQNGVLGSHPQLRNVFVLAGFSGHGLQQSPAAGKAAAELLLHGSCMAVDVSRLAPGRLWGSEPLLEAAIV, via the exons ATGCTGCGCGCGGTGCGAGGGGGGCGCGCGTTGTGGGGGGGCTCCGGGAAGGGCAGCGGGGGGGCGAAGCTGGGCCGCACCCTGCGCACCGCCACCCCGCAGCGCTCCGACATCTTCCGCG agctggggctgaggctgTCCCGCCTGGGGCAGACACTGCGGAGCCAGCTGCCAGAGTCAGAGGGGGGCTGGAACCCATTGCACTCCCACCAGAactgccccccacccccagaGCGAGCAGATGTGGTGGTGGCAGGGGGGGGCGTGCTGGGCTGGTCGGTTGCCTACTGGCTGAAGACACTGGAGAACAGGCGGCATGGCATgcgggtggtggtggtggagcgAGACCCCACG TATTCCCAGGCTTCCACTGTGCTGTCTGTGGGGGGCATCCGGCAGCAGTTCTCCCTGCCTGAAAACATCCGCCTGTCTCTGCAATCTGCCGCCTTTCTCCGCACTATCAAC GAACACCTGTGGGTGCCCAACGAGCCCCCCATCGACCTTCAGTTCCAGCCCTCGGGATACCTCTTCTTGGCGTCTGAGCATGGTGCAGCCACCCTGGAGGCTGGCGTCAAGGTGCAGAG GGAAGAGGGCGCCAAGGTGGTCCTGCTGTCCCCTAGTCAGCTGAAGGCCAAGTTCCCATGGATAAACACAGAGAATGTGGCCGTGGCGTCCTACG GGCTGGAGAACGAGGGCTGGTTTGACCCTTGGTCCCTCCTCAACGCCTTCCGAAGGAAAGCCATGTCCCTCGGCGTCTACAGCTGCGTCGGGGAGGTGACGT CTTTTGTGGTGGACACCGCAGACAACACACCAGGCATGCTGCAGGGCGTTGGCCGTGTGAAATATGTTAAT GTGCGCCTTCCCGACAGCCCGGAGCAGCAGCCCGTCTCCTGTGCCATCGTGGTGCTCGCCACCGGCGCCTGGACTGGGAAACTGCTGGACTCGGCCACGGCTGGGCTGCGGGGCAGCCTCGCGTTGAGCCCCCTCCCCATAGAGCCCCGCAAGAG GTACGTGTATGTGTGGCACTGCCCTGGCGGGCCGGGCCTGGAGACGCCATTCGTCATTGACTCTTCGGGAGCCTATTTCCGGCGCGAAGGCATTGCTGGCAACTACCTGGGGAGCATGAGCCCACCAGAG GGCCGTGAGCCGGATGCAGGAAACCTGGAGGTGGATCACGACTTCTTCCAGGAGGAGGTGTGGCCGCGGCTGGCGCACCGCGTGCCCGCCTTCCAGACACTGAAG GTGAAGAGTGCGTGGGCCGGCTACTACGACTACAACACCTTCGACCAGAACGGAGTGCTGGGCTCACACCCGCAGCTGCGGAACGTCTTTGTGCTGGCGGGGTTCAGCGGGCACGGCCTGCAGCAGTCCCCTGCTGCCGGGAAGGcggctgctgagctgctgctgcacggcTCCTGCATGGCTGTGGATGTCAGCAGGCTGGCACCTGGGCGGCTGTGGGGCAGTGAGCCTCTGCTGGAGGCGGCCATCGTCTGA